From Cygnus olor isolate bCygOlo1 chromosome 7, bCygOlo1.pri.v2, whole genome shotgun sequence, a single genomic window includes:
- the RAB11FIP2 gene encoding rab11 family-interacting protein 2 produces the protein MMLAEQAQKWFPTHVQVTVLQAKGLKPKGKGGTNDAYTIIQLGKEKYSTSVAEKTLDPVWKEEASFELPGLLMQENPERYILYLIVMHRSLVGLDKFLGQVAISLNDIFEDKQRRKTEWFHLESRQGKRTKDRGEIKVNIQFMRNNMTASMFDLSMKDKTKSPFAKLKDKMKGRKNDGTFSDTSSAIIPSTHIPDANIEICSGEVQMKSKPKKPFLLGPQRLSSAHSMSDLTGSHVSSEKLKSGTVGYSHLFRRQLESFGSVDEGGSIKSPHRRTLSVDTSKMNQLDSTVDETALEAQNDPFTNVSASLPQKFATLPRQKNPFEESPAAWDQNISLFSKPVEIKKESKKEKKEKVSLFERVTGKKDSRRSDKFSNGGSESSTDLKSPSAFGETHQESFDYESTNPFMTNFKPTSMLPSSSFNTNPSGNEDLRKTMDVNPFDATAGYRNLTYEEVLQELVKHKEQLKKKDTHIRELEDYIDNLLVRVMEETPSILRVPYEPSRKAGKFSKS, from the exons ATGATGCTGGCAGAGCAAGCCCAGAAGTGGTTCCCAACTCACGTGCAAGTCACGGTTCTTCAAGCCAAAGGTCTGAAGCCCAAAGGCAAAGGTGGCACCAACGACGCTTACACTATCATACAGCTGGGCAAGGAGAAGTACTCCACCTCGGTAGCCGAGAAGACCCTGGATCCAGTATGGAAAGAGGAGGCCTCTTTCGAGCTGCCCGGATTACTCATGCAGGAGAATCCAGAAAGATACATCCTGTACCTGATTGTCATGCACAGGTCGCTGGTGGGGCTGGACAAGTTTTTGGGCCAGGTGGCAATCAGTCTGAACGATATATTTGAGGAcaagcaaaggaggaaaacaga gTGGTTTCACCTAGAGTccagacaaggaaaaagaactaaagacagaggagaaataaaGGTCAATATTCAGTTTATGAGGAATAACATGACAGCAAGTATGTTTGATTTGTCAATGAAGGACAAAACCAAATCCCCTTTTGCTAAactaaaagacaaaatgaaggGTCGAAAAAATGATGGGACGTTTTCAGATACATCCTCTGCAATCATTCCAAGTACTCACATACCAGATGCAAACATAGAGATATGTAGTGGTGAAGtacaaatgaaatcaaaaccaaaaaaacctttccttttGGGACCTCAGCGGCTATCTTCAGCTCATTCAATGTCAGATTTAACAGGATCACACGTCTCCTCAGAAAAACTAAAATCTGGCACAGTTGGCTACTCTCATCTCTTCAGGCGTCAGCTAGAATCTTTTGGTTCGGTTGATGAAGGTG GGAGTATAAAGTCTCCACATAGAAGGACATTAAGTGTCGATACTTCTAAAATGAACCAGCTTGACAGCACAGTTGATGAAACTGCACTTGAAGCACAGAACGACCCATTTACCAATGTGAGTGCTTCGTTACCCCAGAAATTTGCTACACTGCCAAGACAGAAGAATCCATTTGAAGAAAGCCCAGCAGCATGGGATCAAAACATAAGTCTGTTTTCCAAACCTGTcgaaataaaaaaagaaagtaaaaaagagaaaaaagagaaagtgagtCTTTTTGAAagagtgactggaaaaaaagacagcaggAGGTCAGATAAATTTAGCAATGGGGGATCAGAGAGTTCTACAGACTTGAAATCACCCAGTGCATTTGGGGAAACTCATCAGGAGAGTTTTGATTATGAGTCGACTAATCCGTTTATGACAAACTTCAAGCCTACAAGCATGTTGCCATCTTCAAG TTTTAATACGAATCCTTCTGGCAATGAGGACCTCAGGAAAACAATG GATGTAAATCCTTTTGATGCCACTGCAGGATACCGTAACCTTACCTATGAAGAGGTTTTGCAGGAGCTGGTAAAACATAAAGAGCAACTTAAGAAGAAGGACACCCATATTCGTGAACTGGAGGATTACATTGATAATCTTCTTGTACGAGTAATGGAAGAAACACCTAGCATTCTCAGAGTGCCATATGAACCTTCTCGAAAAGCTGGCAAATTTTCCAAAAGCTAA